In Candidatus Manganitrophus morganii, the genomic window GACCTGATGATAAAGGGGATCGGTAAAACGCTCGAGGCAAGGTGTTTCACCCACGACCTGTCCCGGCTGACGCCCGATTCGAAGGGGGTGACCTGTTCTGAATTCAGCGATGCGATCATCCGTCGGATGCGAATAAAGACGCGATGAACGCCGTTCGTCGGACCTTTCTCAGGCAATTATTTTTTGCGTCCGGCCAGCGCCTCTTCCAGGTTTTTCTTAGCGACCGGGTCGTCCGGTTTCAGCCGCACCGCCTCGGAGAAGTGCTGAATCGCCGCTTCGGTCTTCCCCTGGTTTTTCAGGATCACGCCGGAATAAATGTGCGCCAGGTGCTGGGCGGGGTTCACCCGAAGCACCTCCCGGTTGTGGGCCAAAGCCTCCTCGTACCGCCGCTCCTTGGCCAAGAGGATCGCCAGATTTAAATGGGCGAACTCGAAATCGGGCGACAGCTTCAGCGCCGCATCGAAATGACCCCGCGCCGCCTCGTTTTCTCCCTTCCTTGCAAGCATGACCGCCAGATCGGTATGAACGATATAGTTGTTCGGAAAACGCTGAAGCTCCATTCGGTAATGTTCGATCGCTTCCTCGATTCTCCCCTGCTGCGCCAGCAATCTCGCCAATTTGTGATGGATCTCTGGCCGGTCCGGTTCGAGGACGGCCGCCTGGCTGAGATAAAAGATCGCCTCATCGAACGCCTCGCGGCCCATTGCAGAGGTGGTCAGCCGCCGATAGATCTCCGCGTCGGGACCGAGCGCTTCCAAGGCCCGCAAGAAGACCGCGTTGGCCTCCTCAAATTTCCCGGCCCAATCGAACAATTTCCCCAGATTCTTCAGGGCCAGCCCGTCGGCGAAGCGGTTGAGGCCCGACATCACCTCTTTCTCCACGGTCTGGATCGTCTCGGCGCCCCACGACGGATCGGGGGTGACGACTTTCTGTTGTGCCATTTGATCGAGCAGCGCCAGACCCAAGAGACGGTAACCCTCGATGTTGGTATGGACATGATCGACGAAATATTCCTTGCCGAAGACGGCATGGTCGTATTGACGCGAATAGGCCTCTCTGAGAAGACGGGGGAAATCGATCAGCGGCGCTCCCTCGTCCGCGGCCACCTCCTCGACGACCTGTTGCATCGAACGCAAGATCCGAAGCGGGACGATATCCTCCTCGACGGCGCGCCAGAAGGCTTTTTCCGCCTCGTCATATTTTTTCATTTCAAAGAGAACCTGTCCGATCCGGTAATGGAGGTCGGCGTAACGATCGTCGATTTGAAGCCCCTCGCGATAAGCAGCCAACGCCTCGCTGAAGCGGCTTTCCTTCTGAAGTTCCCCGCCGCGCCGATAGCGTTCCTCCCACTCCTTAAGCGCCTGCTCACCGAGTCCCTCCTTGTGCTCGCTCTTGAAAGGGGACATGTCTTTGAGGTTGATCGCGGGTTGAACGAAGAGGACCTCCGCGCCGCTCTCCCGGGCAATTTGGACCATCCGGATCAGGTTCAGCCGATAGTGCGTAATGATCCGCTCTTTGAGGGGGTCATCGCGACGATAGGTCGTCGGGCCGAGGGTATGGGTGAGAATTTCATTCACCTCGCCGCTCAGCTGATAGCGCTCTTTTGCTTTTTTGATCGAGTCGGGCCGGACCGCCTCGAGGGCCTGTTCCATTGCCGCCCAGGTCCGGGTGCGGCTGAGCATGGCGCTCGCCCGAAGCGTCCAGGGAGGCTGTTCCATCAGGCCCCCGTAGGAGCGTTGTTCGAGGAATTCATTTTGTCCGGAGTAGACGATAAAGAGATCGGGCTGATATTGCGTCAGCTCGTTCATCAGGTGGGCCACGCGGTAGCTGGCGTAGCTGATCCCTCCGGCGTTGATCACCTCCCAGTCGCGCGACGGGTCGGCGGCGCGCAGAAACGCCCGCAGCCATCCGCAAAACGAGACCCGGTCATAATAGGGGTGACCGTAGGTCGTCGATCCTCCCATGCAGAAGATCCGATAGCTGTTCCCCGACTTCTCCTTGGGAAAGGCCTGATCCCGATTGAACCAGGTCCATTTGTTCCGGGCCGTTTTGAGAAGAACCGATCCGTCCGGTTGGGGCTCTTCGACGAACAGGGGGATCTCTTCGGCGAATCCGACGAAGGGATCTTCGGTCACGAGAACGGAG contains:
- a CDS encoding tetratricopeptide repeat protein; the protein is MDEKDHKERPTETETIPRNALRRPRPFWKSILFTIIIVTAFFGLLELLLALIGVRSVLVTEDPFVGFAEEIPLFVEEPQPDGSVLLKTARNKWTWFNRDQAFPKEKSGNSYRIFCMGGSTTYGHPYYDRVSFCGWLRAFLRAADPSRDWEVINAGGISYASYRVAHLMNELTQYQPDLFIVYSGQNEFLEQRSYGGLMEQPPWTLRASAMLSRTRTWAAMEQALEAVRPDSIKKAKERYQLSGEVNEILTHTLGPTTYRRDDPLKERIITHYRLNLIRMVQIARESGAEVLFVQPAINLKDMSPFKSEHKEGLGEQALKEWEERYRRGGELQKESRFSEALAAYREGLQIDDRYADLHYRIGQVLFEMKKYDEAEKAFWRAVEEDIVPLRILRSMQQVVEEVAADEGAPLIDFPRLLREAYSRQYDHAVFGKEYFVDHVHTNIEGYRLLGLALLDQMAQQKVVTPDPSWGAETIQTVEKEVMSGLNRFADGLALKNLGKLFDWAGKFEEANAVFLRALEALGPDAEIYRRLTTSAMGREAFDEAIFYLSQAAVLEPDRPEIHHKLARLLAQQGRIEEAIEHYRMELQRFPNNYIVHTDLAVMLARKGENEAARGHFDAALKLSPDFEFAHLNLAILLAKERRYEEALAHNREVLRVNPAQHLAHIYSGVILKNQGKTEAAIQHFSEAVRLKPDDPVAKKNLEEALAGRKK